GTATCATTTCCTCAAAATAATTTGAAATTTTTTGTTGTAAATCTTTCGAAACTTCAACAACATGATCCTCTACTAAAATAGATTGCAAAAATTGAAACTTTTGTAAAATAGAAGAATTAATTCCAATCCAATCAAAAAAATTGTCCGAAAAATTAACAACAAATCCATCATATTTCTCTTTAAAATACCATTGATGCACTTGTCCTGGTTTCATAAAATACATGGTTCCAGATTTAGCTTCAAATTTTTCGAAATCGATTAAATGCTCACCACTCCCTTCTGTAAAATAAACCAAATGGTAATATTTATGGCTATGCACTTCTTGCAAATGCGGATTACTGTCCACATACCCTCTGAATCGATCTACAGAAAACAAATCATTGCTATTTTTTTCTGTATTCAAATTACAAATATCAAATGTCGGAAATAGTTTTTTGGTCATAATCGAGTAAATTTTTCAGATGTAAAAATAAATACTATTAAGAACATTTAAATTGAAAAGTTTAACTTTAGGCAATAGAACATTAAAAATGGAATTTAAAGAGAAAAAAATTATCCTATTATCTTTAGACGGAGGAGGAATTAGGGGAATTATTTCGTGTGTTATTTTAAAATACATCGAAGATAAATTAAAAGAAATTCATGATAAAAATGCTAAAATTGGTGATTATGTTGATTTTATAGCAGGAACAAGCACAGGAGCTTTGATTGCTTCTTTATTATTAATGCCTTCTGACAAAGATCCTAAAAAAGCAAAGCATTCTATCACAGATGCGCTTAACATCTATTTGGGTGAAGGAAAAAACATTTTCTCTAAAACGTTTTGGACTATTTTGAACAATCCTTTGAGTGTTCTTAAAGATAATTTACCAACAGTTGTATTGGAAGAACAATTGGAAATTGTTTTTGGAAAAACTGAATTGAAGGATTTGATTCGTCCTTGTGCAATTGTTTCCTATGATACAGAACATCAAAAACCTAAAATATTTAATACAATCGACGGAATTTCTCCTTTCCGAAATTTTTATATAAAAGATGTCTGTCGAGCTTCTTCAGCTGCACCAACTTATTTTGAACCAGCTAAAATTAAATCATTTGCCGATCAAGAATTTTGTTGTATTGATGGCGGTGTTTTTGCAAATAATCCAACTTTTGTAGGATTTATAGAAACTCAAAAAATAAATTTTAATAAATATTTCAAAGACGAGTTGAAATTTGACGGTACAGCTCCTTTACAAGAGTTTAACATCATCTCAATCGGAAATGGATCTCGTGCAAAATCATACAAACATGAGCATTTGAATGGAATTTCAAAGTCGAAATGGGTAGATCCTTTGGTTGATATTTTCATTTCGACTGGTGTTGATATGATTGATTTGGAAATGAAAAGCATGTATGCCTTACTCAAACCAAAATATCAACAAAATTATCATCGATTTAATCCAGAAATCCCTGAATCTTCTTTAGATTTGGGAAATGTCTCAAACGCTAATATCAAAACATTGTTAGATGTTGCAAATGATTTTGTTTCAAAACACAAAGAAGAATTAGATGAAGTGGTTCAAAAATTAATTTTCAATCAAGTTGAAATAGAATAAAAATGGCTTTGAAAATTCCAAAGCCATTTTATCTTATTTATTACGAACATAGACAAAAATCTCCTGTTCCCTATTCAATTCTCTATTATCAATAATACTTTCTATACAAGCTTGTGCAGTTTCAACTTCACCTGCAACGTTGAAATTTTTGTACTTTCCATTGATTAACGGTGTAACATGTTGAGTCAAATTTTCAGCATTCAATCTTTTGCGTTCGTCAATCAAATTGTAAACATATTCTCTTCCTGATTCATCCGTAAAATTATCAACTTTATATATTTGATCCAATTCTCTTTCGTGGTCCAAAATAACAAACAAATAATCTTTTTTATTGTCCTTTTCAAAAAAAATTCTTCTCATAGCGAAATTGTTTGACTCAAATTTAATAAAAGATTCTTGCTTTTTGTATAGAAAATTAAAAACATTTATTAGAATTTTAAAATATCTTTAAAATACTAGATAAAATTCCAAATCTTTAAATAATCCTTTTATATAATACATTTTTCATGCCTGCATAAGTAGAAATTCGTATCTTAATCCCTTCTAAAAACGAACAAAATCTAACAAATTGAAATTCAATATAAAGAAAGTACTCAAATATTTCTCGTTTGCAATTTTATCAATAATTTTTTTGCTAACAATTGCTATTTTTAGTTTACAGTTTCCTTCTGTTCAAAATTTTGTAAAAAATAAATTAGTCAATTATCTTGAAGAAAAAATTCAGACTAAAGTTCAATTAGATCGCGTTTATATCGACTTTCCAAATAATCTTGTAATGGAAAATCTATTTTTACAAGGTCAAGACGTTGATACTTTGTTGTCTGTCAAAAAATTTGACGTTGGTTTGGATATTTGGCAACTCACGAAAAGTAAAGCTGATATAAAATCAATTGAATTGGATGGTTTAAAAGCAAATGTTATTCGAAAAGCTGACGGGAATTTCAATTTCGATTACATTATTAATGCTTTTGCAACAGATGAAAAAGAAGAAAGTTCTTCCAAGCCTTTTATCATTTCCTTGGATAAAATAAAATTAGCCAATCTCAATGTTTCGTTTATCGATCTGCAATCTGCAAACAACATCAAAGTTCTTCTAAATTCATTTGATACACGCGTTAAAAAATTTGATCTCGAACAAAATACGTACGCAATTGACGATATCAATTTAGATGGTTTAAAGCTTAAATTGAAACAAGACCTTATAAAAGAAGTTTCGCAAAAAGTTGAAGAAAAAGTCGATTCGTTAAACGATCAAAAACCTATAAAAATTGAATTGAATGGCATTCATTTAACCAATTTTGATGTAGATTATGGCGATGATAATGCTCAAACGTTTGCGAAAGTAAAATTCAAAGATTTCAAAACTCGTATTAAAAAACTTGATTTACAACAGAATTCTTACGCCGTAGATGACATTTTACTAAATGGATTATTCGTTGACTTCAATCAAAAAATGGTCGAGAAAATTCAAGTGAATAAAATTGATAAAGTTTCTCCACAATCGAATCAAAATCCACTTCAAATTGCGTTAAATAAAATTAATCTGAATGATATCAAGGTCAATTATGGTGACGAAAATTCGAAAACGTATGCAAAAATTAATTTGAATGAATTCGAAACAAAAATCAATAAACTTGATATCGAAAATTCAATCTTTGACATCGAAAATATTTTATTAAAAGACGCCGATATCGAAGCCAATTTATACCTTTCTTCTACTAATTCGACATCTTCTCAAACATCATCTTCATCAGCAATGAACTTGGTTTTGAATAAAACAATTTTAGATAATGTAAACGTAAAATACAACAATACAGCAGAGCGTAGAACTGCGCAAGGAATGGATTTTAATCATTTAGATTTCTCTCCATTAAATCTTGATTTGCGTAATTTCAAAATGTACAATAATACGTTTACTGGACAAGTAAAAAGTGCTGAAATAAAGGAATCAAAAGGTCTAAATATACAAAAATTAACGACAAACTTCTTGTATGCGAATACACAAGCTTATCTGAAAAATCTATACTTAAAAACACCTAAAACAATTCTTCGGGACGAAGTAATTCTTCAATACAATAGCATTCAACAACTAACATCTAATCCTGAAAATGTATTGGTTAATGCGAATATCAAACATTCTAAAATTGGATTTGCAGATATTCTAAATCTTGTTCCAACGCTTAGAAAAACGACGCCTTTCGACAACTATCCAAATGCAATTTTACACGTAAACACGAATGTAAAAGGAAAAGTAAATGATTTATTCATCAATAATTTACAGGTTTCTGGTTTAGATGATTTAGAAGTTTCGGCTTCGGGAAGAGTGAAAAATGCAATGAATCCAACGAAATTATTTTATGATTTGAACATTAAAAACTTTTCTACTTCATCGAAAACAATTTACAATTTAGTTCCTAAAAACATTATTCCAAACAACATTAGAATTCCGTCAAAACTTTCTGTAAAAGGAAAGGCGAAAGGAACAACGAAACTTATCAATACGCAATTAACCATCAACTCGACCTTAGGAAACGCAAAAATTGATGCCATTGTGGATATGTTGAAAAAAGATGCGGAAAAATATAACGTAAAAGCTGAAGTCCAACATTTAGATGTCGGAACTTTAATTAGTAATAAAGACATCGGGAAAGTCACTGCAAAATTGAATGCTATCGGCACAAGTTTTAATCCCGAAAAAATGAATACGAAGCTTTCAGGATTTATTACGTCTGCGAATTACAACAATTACACCTATCAAAATATTAACCTTGATGCAAAAATAAATGAAGCTGTTTTTGAAGCACAAGTTTTATCAAAAGATCCAAATGCAAACCTTAATTTAATTGCTTCTGGTCTCTACAAAAAAGAGTTGTCAGATGTAAAATTAAATGGGAATATCAATCAATTAGATGTTCAAAAACTTGGTTTTTATAACGAACCTATGATTATCGCTGGGGAAATAGTTGCAAATTTTGCTAACCTAAATCCTGATCATTTAAATGGATCATTGACTCTCAAAAACTTTGCTTTATCGAACACAAAAGATATTTTCCCTTTGCAAGAAGTGAATTTAATCGCAAATTCAACAGCCGATTCAAATCAACTTAAACTTACTTCTCAGGTTGCAGATGTAGACTTAAAAGGTAAATATAAATTGACACAAATTTTTGGTTCACTTACCTCAACGATTAATCAATATTATCAATTTCAACAACCTGATGAAAATGAAAAAATAGAACCTCATCAATTTTTTACCTTACATGCAAAAATAAAAGACGATGAATTGGTTCGAAGATTTGTCCCTGATCTAAAAAATTTCGAAACGATTACATTAGATGCAGCCTATGATGCGGATTTGAAACAAGTTAATGTCGATGGAAAAATACCAAGTTTAACGTATGGTACAAATACGATTAACAATGGTTTTATCAAAATTTCGAACCAAAATGATGCGTTAGTTTATGCATTGAATATTGATCATTTGAGAAGCGATAATTTTCAGTTGAACAAGATAAATCTTGATGGAGATATTGCGAATAATACCATCAATTACAGCATTTCAACGAAAGATGATAAAGATATTACTCAATTTTTGGTTGCTGGAAATTTGAAAACATTGGATGACATTACAGAAATCAGCTTAAATCCGACTGGTTTAGTCTTAAACTATGATCAATGGGAAGTTGGAGAAGGAAATTTAATTCAATTAAAAAAAGACGGCATTGTTGCAAATAATTTCAAACTAATGCATAATGGAAGTGAGATTTTATTGCAATCAGCATCTGATAAAGGTACAAGTCCGCTTGATATTTCGATTAAAGATTTCAAAATAGAAACCATTACCGAAATTATCAAAAAAGATGACTTAGCAGCAAAAGGAACCATCAATGGAACAGCACAAATTAGAGATTTGAATACAAATATGACCTTCAATTCTGATTTAACTATTTCAGATTTAAAAGCATTTGGAAATCCTATTGGAACGATTGTAGCGAAGGTCAATAATACATCTCCAACTTTGATTAATGCAGACATTTCATTAAATGGACACCACAATGATTTGAAGATTTTAGGCGATTACAACACTGAAGCAAGTGCGTTTGATTTGAATTTAGCTATTAACCGTTTGGAAATGAAAACCGTTCAAGGATTTTCGATGAATCAAATCAAAGATACCGAAGGTTATTTGGCTGGAAACTTAAAAATTACTGGAACGGTAGATCAACCAAGTATTTTGGGACAATTAAAATTTAATGAAGTAGGTTTAACGATTGCTGAAACAGGTAGTAATTTCCGAAAAATTGATGACGCAATAGATTTTACGAACAAAGGAATAGAATTTAACCGATTCAAAATTAATGACAACGAAGGAAACTCTCTCACATTAAGAGGCGAAATATTAACTAAAACCTATCGGGATTTTGCTTTTAATTTAACTGCTAATGCACGAGATTTTAATGTTGTCAATTCCGAAAAAACTAACGATGCCATGATGTATGGTAAACTGGCTATTAATGCGAACCTAACAATAAAAGGTGATATGGATCTTCCTAAAGTAAACGGAAACTTAAAGGTAACAGATGACACTAATTTTACATTTGTTTTGCCTCAATCTTCACCATCTTTACAAGAACGAGAAGGAATTGTAGAATTCATTGATCAAGATCAAATCACGTTAAATGAAACGATTAAAACAGCTGAACTAATTACAGATTCTAAGATAAAAGGATTGGATGTTAGCGTGAATATTGAAGTGAGTAAAGAAGCTAAAACATCGATTATCATTGACAAAGTAAACGGAGATTTTGTCGAAATACAAGGTGAAGCTGAGTTGACAGGTGGAATGGATCCTTCTGGTAAAATGACTTTAGTTGGCGTCTATCAAGTAGAAAAAGGTGCTTATGAGCTTTCGGTAAGTTTATTAAAACGCCGTTTTGACATTCAGAAAGGAAGTAGTATAACATGGACAGGTGAGCCAACTGCTGCAAACCTTGATATTACAGCAATTTACAAAACAAAAGCAGCACCAATCGATTTGATCGAACAACAAATTTCGGGTTATTCATCATCAGAAATGAACATGTACAAACAACGTATTCCGTTTAATAGCGAACTCATTTTAAAAGGTGAATTACTAAAGCCTGAGATTAAGTTCAATATTTCGATGGACAAAGACAATCCCTCTATTGCAACAGCCGTTATCGAAAATACACAATCCAAATTGGATCAGTTAAAAAATGATGAAGCAGAAATGAATAAACAAGTTTTTGCATTATTGTTGTTAAATCGCTTTATTGGAGAAAATCCGTTTGAAAGTAAAACAAGTGTTTCTGCCGAAACTATGGCGTTACAAAGTGTGAGTAATATTCTTTCGCAACAATTAAATAATTTGGCAGATGATTTAATCGAAGGTGTCGACATTGATCTGGGATTAGACACACAAGATGATTACTCATCAGGTACCAAAAACACTCGAACAGACTTGAATGTTGCGGTAAGTAAGCGCTTGTTAAATGACCGATTAAAAGTTTCGGTTGGAAGTAATTTTGGGCTTGATGGTGACGCCAGAGAAAACGAAAACATGACTAACATTGCTGGAGATATCACAATTGATTATAGTTTATCACGCGATGGTCGATATATGTTAAGAGCTTATCGAAAAGATGAATATCAAGTTGCTTTACAAGGACAAATTGTAGAAACTGGTGTTGGTTTTATTATCACATTAGATTACGATAAATTCAAAGAAATTTTCGAGAAAAGAAGAAAAAATAAAACGAATAGAAAAACACAAAAAGTCGTATCTCAACCATGAAAAAATCAATTATAACATCTATCAAATGTATTGCTATTTCATTTGCCACAGTTGGTATTACTTCTTGTAGCAACACCCGTTTTCTAAAAGAAGGTGAAACACTTTACACAGGTTCTAAATTAACCATAAAAGGGGATTCATTAAGCAAAAGTGATCGCGTAGCTTTAAAAGATAATCTGGAAGAAAATATTATTCCCAAACCTAATTCAAGTTTTTTTGGATTACGTCCTCGATTATACATTTACAATATCACGAGCGAACCAAAGAAACAAAAAGGATTAAAATATTGGTTGAAATATAAGGTAGGACAAAAACCTATTTTATTAAGTGATGTTGATATCGATTTTAATAAAAAAATCCTGGTTAATTATGCCGAAAACAAAGGCTATTTCAATGCAAAAGCGCAAGGAGATACCATTAGCAAAGACAAAAAAGCAGTAGTAAATTATGTGTTACAACCACACAAACGCTATTACATCAATCAGGTTAATTTTCCAAAAGACACAACATTAGTTGTGAACAAAGAAATTAATAAAACAGAAGCCAAAACTTTACTTAAAGAGAAGCAACCATTTGATTTGGATGTGATAAAAGCCGAACGCGAACGTATAGATTCTCGTTTAAAAGAGAACGGTTTTTATTATTTTCATCCTGATAATATTATTGTACAAGCAGATAGTACCGTTACAAACAAACAAGATGTTGAGCTTTTTGTAAAGCTAAAAAACCAAACTCCCGAACAAGCTAAAAAACAATTTACGATTGATAAGGTTATTGTTTTTCCTGATTACAATATTCGGCAAGCAAGAAAAGGTATATACCAAATGCCGATGCCTACAGATTCTTTAGGAAAATATGAACAAAATGGTTTTTATATGGTAGATTCGAAAAAGAACTTTAAACCAAAAGTTTTCGATCGTGCCTTGTATTTCAAAACTGGTGATATCTACAATCGTGCTGATCATAATTTAACCCTAAATCGATTAATTAATTTAGGTGTTTTTAAATTTGTGAAAAACGATTTCGTTATTTCAGATTCCATCAACAATAAATTTGATGTTTATTATACGTTGACACCACGCGAATTTCAATCGTTGCGCTTAGAAGTTTTAGGTCGAACAAATTCGGCGAATTATGGCGGTGGCGAATTAAACTTAAATTGGACGCATCGTAACATACTAAAAGGAGCAGAACAACTTAAAATGGCTTTGTATGGTGCTTTTGATATGCAATTAGGTGGTCAAAAAGATGCGAATAACATTTTTAGAGCTGGTTTTAATACACAACTTTCGATTCCGAGAATTGTAGCACCCTTCAAATTCAATTCATCAAGTGCGTTTGTTCCACGAACAAATATTGAAATGGGTTATGAATATCAAAACAGATCAAAATTATACACCTTACATAATTTCAATACGTCTTTTGGATATATTTGGAAAGAAAATGCACAGAAAGAACACAACCTAAAAGTGTTTAGTGCAACTTTATTATTTCCGGAAAAAGTAACCGATGAATACAACAGCAAAATTTACGATTCGATAGGAAATATTATTAACCCAAGTTTAAAACGCGTTGTCGATAAACAATTGATTTTTGGCCCACAATATTCGTACACCTATACTACCACAATGTTACCACGAAAAAGTACATTTTATTACCGTGGTTTAGTTGATTTGGCTGGAAATTTAACAGGATTGATTACTGGTGCAAATGTAAAAAAAGACAAGGAAAAAGAAATCTTCAAAATTCCATTTAGTCAATATGCAAAAATGGAACACGACTTCCGTTTTTACCACAAGTTTTCGGACAAATCCTCAATTGCCACACGCTTTATAGGAGGAATTGCTTATCCTTACGGTAATTCTGAATTTGTTCCATATTCCAAACAGTTTTTTGTAGGAGGAAGCAATAGTATTCGCGCATTTAGAGCACGTACATTAGGTCCTGGAAGTTATGATCCACGCCATCAAAATGCGAATTTCTTTTTTGATCAATCGGGAGATATTAAACTCGAATTAAATGCAGAATTTAGACAGAAATTATTTAGTTTTCTAAATTTAGCGTTGTTTGTTGATGCAGGAAATATATGGTTGATGAACGAGGATGAAACGCGTCCAGGTGCAAAATTTTCAAAAGATTTTATAAACGAAATAGCTGTAGGAGCAGGATTAGGACTACGACTTGATTTTAGTATTTTAATTCTAAGATTGGATTTAGCCACTCCTCTTCGTATTCCGTATTATGAGAAAAATGACCGATGGACATTTGATAAAATTGATTTTGGAGACAAAGCATGGCGAAAAGATAACTTAATTTTGAACATCGCGATTGGATATCCATTCTAAGCGTAAAGCAAAAATAAAAAACGAGTATCAAATGATACTCGTTTTTTTATTATTTATACTAATTACTTCAAATCGAAACGATCTGCATTCATCACTTTATTCCAAGCGGCAACAAAATCTTTCATAAATTTATCTTGTGCATCTTCTTGTGCATATACCTCAGCAATAGCTCTCAGTTCAGAATTAGAACCGAATACCAAATCAGCACGAGTTCCTGTCCATTTTGGTGTACCTGTCTTACGATCAGAACCTAAATAAACTTCTTTCGTTTCATCTTTTGCTTTCCATTGTGTACCCATATCCAATAAATTCACAAAGAAATCATTTGTTAATTGACCAGGACGATCTGTTAAAACACCATGATTCGAACCATCATAATTGATATTAATTGCACGTAAACCACCAATTAAAACTGTTAATTCTGGCGCTGTTAACGTTAATAAGTGTGCTTTATCAATCAATAATTCTTCTGTCGAAACACCTTGACGTTTCGTTTTGCGGTAATTACGGAAACCATCTGCAATTGGCTCTAACCAACCGATAGACTCTACATCTGTTTCTTCTTGTGAAGCATCTGCACGACCTGCTGCAAATGGAACTGAAATTGTTTTACCAGCATCATTTGCTGCTTTTTCGA
This portion of the Empedobacter stercoris genome encodes:
- a CDS encoding AraC family transcriptional regulator, giving the protein MTKKLFPTFDICNLNTEKNSNDLFSVDRFRGYVDSNPHLQEVHSHKYYHLVYFTEGSGEHLIDFEKFEAKSGTMYFMKPGQVHQWYFKEKYDGFVVNFSDNFFDWIGINSSILQKFQFLQSILVEDHVVEVSKDLQQKISNYFEEMIHENYQDDQFSNLKIGFHLMNLFIDIERSLEGVNVKEDDYKSVLINNFQSLIEQNFKKKKLPKEYAELLYITPNHLNALCKDVLGNSAGELIRSRVVLEAKRLLVNKEISVTEIAYLLNFQDASYFVKFFKKYTGFTPEQFRKQYYL
- a CDS encoding patatin-like phospholipase family protein; protein product: MEFKEKKIILLSLDGGGIRGIISCVILKYIEDKLKEIHDKNAKIGDYVDFIAGTSTGALIASLLLMPSDKDPKKAKHSITDALNIYLGEGKNIFSKTFWTILNNPLSVLKDNLPTVVLEEQLEIVFGKTELKDLIRPCAIVSYDTEHQKPKIFNTIDGISPFRNFYIKDVCRASSAAPTYFEPAKIKSFADQEFCCIDGGVFANNPTFVGFIETQKINFNKYFKDELKFDGTAPLQEFNIISIGNGSRAKSYKHEHLNGISKSKWVDPLVDIFISTGVDMIDLEMKSMYALLKPKYQQNYHRFNPEIPESSLDLGNVSNANIKTLLDVANDFVSKHKEELDEVVQKLIFNQVEIE
- a CDS encoding translocation/assembly module TamB domain-containing protein, which gives rise to MKKVLKYFSFAILSIIFLLTIAIFSLQFPSVQNFVKNKLVNYLEEKIQTKVQLDRVYIDFPNNLVMENLFLQGQDVDTLLSVKKFDVGLDIWQLTKSKADIKSIELDGLKANVIRKADGNFNFDYIINAFATDEKEESSSKPFIISLDKIKLANLNVSFIDLQSANNIKVLLNSFDTRVKKFDLEQNTYAIDDINLDGLKLKLKQDLIKEVSQKVEEKVDSLNDQKPIKIELNGIHLTNFDVDYGDDNAQTFAKVKFKDFKTRIKKLDLQQNSYAVDDILLNGLFVDFNQKMVEKIQVNKIDKVSPQSNQNPLQIALNKINLNDIKVNYGDENSKTYAKINLNEFETKINKLDIENSIFDIENILLKDADIEANLYLSSTNSTSSQTSSSSAMNLVLNKTILDNVNVKYNNTAERRTAQGMDFNHLDFSPLNLDLRNFKMYNNTFTGQVKSAEIKESKGLNIQKLTTNFLYANTQAYLKNLYLKTPKTILRDEVILQYNSIQQLTSNPENVLVNANIKHSKIGFADILNLVPTLRKTTPFDNYPNAILHVNTNVKGKVNDLFINNLQVSGLDDLEVSASGRVKNAMNPTKLFYDLNIKNFSTSSKTIYNLVPKNIIPNNIRIPSKLSVKGKAKGTTKLINTQLTINSTLGNAKIDAIVDMLKKDAEKYNVKAEVQHLDVGTLISNKDIGKVTAKLNAIGTSFNPEKMNTKLSGFITSANYNNYTYQNINLDAKINEAVFEAQVLSKDPNANLNLIASGLYKKELSDVKLNGNINQLDVQKLGFYNEPMIIAGEIVANFANLNPDHLNGSLTLKNFALSNTKDIFPLQEVNLIANSTADSNQLKLTSQVADVDLKGKYKLTQIFGSLTSTINQYYQFQQPDENEKIEPHQFFTLHAKIKDDELVRRFVPDLKNFETITLDAAYDADLKQVNVDGKIPSLTYGTNTINNGFIKISNQNDALVYALNIDHLRSDNFQLNKINLDGDIANNTINYSISTKDDKDITQFLVAGNLKTLDDITEISLNPTGLVLNYDQWEVGEGNLIQLKKDGIVANNFKLMHNGSEILLQSASDKGTSPLDISIKDFKIETITEIIKKDDLAAKGTINGTAQIRDLNTNMTFNSDLTISDLKAFGNPIGTIVAKVNNTSPTLINADISLNGHHNDLKILGDYNTEASAFDLNLAINRLEMKTVQGFSMNQIKDTEGYLAGNLKITGTVDQPSILGQLKFNEVGLTIAETGSNFRKIDDAIDFTNKGIEFNRFKINDNEGNSLTLRGEILTKTYRDFAFNLTANARDFNVVNSEKTNDAMMYGKLAINANLTIKGDMDLPKVNGNLKVTDDTNFTFVLPQSSPSLQEREGIVEFIDQDQITLNETIKTAELITDSKIKGLDVSVNIEVSKEAKTSIIIDKVNGDFVEIQGEAELTGGMDPSGKMTLVGVYQVEKGAYELSVSLLKRRFDIQKGSSITWTGEPTAANLDITAIYKTKAAPIDLIEQQISGYSSSEMNMYKQRIPFNSELILKGELLKPEIKFNISMDKDNPSIATAVIENTQSKLDQLKNDEAEMNKQVFALLLLNRFIGENPFESKTSVSAETMALQSVSNILSQQLNNLADDLIEGVDIDLGLDTQDDYSSGTKNTRTDLNVAVSKRLLNDRLKVSVGSNFGLDGDARENENMTNIAGDITIDYSLSRDGRYMLRAYRKDEYQVALQGQIVETGVGFIITLDYDKFKEIFEKRRKNKTNRKTQKVVSQP
- the tamL gene encoding translocation and assembly module lipoprotein TamL codes for the protein MKKSIITSIKCIAISFATVGITSCSNTRFLKEGETLYTGSKLTIKGDSLSKSDRVALKDNLEENIIPKPNSSFFGLRPRLYIYNITSEPKKQKGLKYWLKYKVGQKPILLSDVDIDFNKKILVNYAENKGYFNAKAQGDTISKDKKAVVNYVLQPHKRYYINQVNFPKDTTLVVNKEINKTEAKTLLKEKQPFDLDVIKAERERIDSRLKENGFYYFHPDNIIVQADSTVTNKQDVELFVKLKNQTPEQAKKQFTIDKVIVFPDYNIRQARKGIYQMPMPTDSLGKYEQNGFYMVDSKKNFKPKVFDRALYFKTGDIYNRADHNLTLNRLINLGVFKFVKNDFVISDSINNKFDVYYTLTPREFQSLRLEVLGRTNSANYGGGELNLNWTHRNILKGAEQLKMALYGAFDMQLGGQKDANNIFRAGFNTQLSIPRIVAPFKFNSSSAFVPRTNIEMGYEYQNRSKLYTLHNFNTSFGYIWKENAQKEHNLKVFSATLLFPEKVTDEYNSKIYDSIGNIINPSLKRVVDKQLIFGPQYSYTYTTTMLPRKSTFYYRGLVDLAGNLTGLITGANVKKDKEKEIFKIPFSQYAKMEHDFRFYHKFSDKSSIATRFIGGIAYPYGNSEFVPYSKQFFVGGSNSIRAFRARTLGPGSYDPRHQNANFFFDQSGDIKLELNAEFRQKLFSFLNLALFVDAGNIWLMNEDETRPGAKFSKDFINEIAVGAGLGLRLDFSILILRLDLATPLRIPYYEKNDRWTFDKIDFGDKAWRKDNLILNIAIGYPF